Genomic DNA from Modestobacter versicolor:
CGCGGGCGTGCGGGCGGGACGGGACTTGTCGGGCATGGAGGGACCCCCGGGGACGGCGACCGGCGCGACCCCGCCGGGTCGGCTTCCCGGCGGACCGCCCGGTGCAGGTGGCAACGAGCGGCGACAGCGTGCCACACCAGCCGGGCACGCCGGGCCGACCGGCGTCCCGACCAGCGGTGCAGCCGCCTATGGTCTGACCGTGCCCGCGCCCACCCGGCCCTCGCCGCCGCCCCTGCGAGTCGACACCGCCCGGGTGGTCCTGGTCGGGATCGCGGTGTGGGCGGTCGCCCTCGTGGTGCTGCTCGTGCTGGGCGACCGGGTCGACCGGGTGTGGACCTGGACCTGCGTCGCCGCGATCGTGCTCGCCGTCCTCGGCCTGGCGCTCATGCGCTGGCAGGGGCAGCTCCGCCGCGACTGAGCCACCGGGGCCCGACCGGGTCAGGGCACGGCCTGGGCGGCCACCGGCTCAGATGACGTCGAAGTCCGCGGTGTCGTATCGCGCCGTCCGGGTGACCTCGGCGGGGTCGCCGTCGGTGCGCTCCAGGGTCGCCTGGCTGTGCGCGCCGCAGCCGTAGTCCGCGGCCACCACGTGCCCGTCGGCGGGCGAGTAGCCGTTCGCGCACGCACCCAGGGACAGCCGCAGCGAGCCGGCCAGCGGCAGGTAGAAGCCGCAGGTCGCGCACGGACCGGGCGCGTGCCGGGCCATCGCCGACCGCGGGCCGAAGTCGCCCTCGCGCCACCGCTCGGCGGCCTCGTGCCGGCCCTCCACCGACAGCACCCGCTCGCGGCCGATGCCGATCTCCTCGGCGACCACCCGGCCGGCCGGGTCCTCGGCGGAGTCGTCGTCGGCCAGGTAGCTGGGCACCAGCCGGGGGTCGTCCTCGGTCGAGGGCAGCACGTCGCCGACCGTCAGGTCGCCGGGGCGCAGCCGCTCGTGCCACGGCACCCAGGCCGGGGCGAGCAGCGCGGCGTCACCGGGCAGCAGCACGACCTCGTCGAGGGTGACGGCGTCGTCGCCGGGCACCCGGGCCAGCGTCACCGCCCAGTGCCAGCCCACGTAACCGGGCAGCGCCGCCGCGAAGGAGTGGGTGACCACGGTGCCCAGCGAGGGGTCGCCGTCGGAGGCCAGCACCTCGGCGGTCACGCCCAGGTGGTCACCGACGACGGCGGCGTCACCGGCGGTCTCGACCGCCGCCGCGCGGGCCTGCTCGACCGCGGCAGCCAGCACGTCGTCCGGGGAGGAGCCATGGGCAGCGGAGAACGCGGAGTCGGACACGCCCCCATTGTCGCGGATGCCACCAAGAGACGGCCCGGCGCGCCCCCGGGGTGCTGGCCGACCGCGTCCTCAGGCAGCTGCGGCACCATGGGCGGGTGCCCGACTCCCCCGCTCCGCGCGCCCGACGGCGCCGTCGGTCCGGCGGGGCACCCGACCCGGGGCCGGAGACCACCCCGCTGGGCGTCCGCCGCCAGCAGACCCGGCCGCTGCCGGTCGCCGGCCGGCTCGCGGACGCCACCCCGACCGACCCGGGGCACCCCGCGCCACCGCCCGGGCCGGCCGCCACCGGGCCGTCCGCCCCCGGGCTGGGGGCCACCGGGCCGTCCCCCTCCGGGCTGGGGGCACGGCCGCCGCGGGTCACCGTCACCCGGGTCGCCGCCTCGCGGACCCGCGAGCTCAGCGGGGCCGCGGTCCGCCGGGTCCGGGCGTACGGCCGGGCCGACGGTGCCGCGGACAGCGGGCTGACCGGCCTGTTCTGGGTCAACGCGCTGCACATGGCCGGCGACGCGATGATCGCCGTCTCACTGGCCGGCACCCTCTTCTTCGCCGCGGCCTCCGACGCGCAGCGCGGCAACGTGGCCCTCTACCTGCTGGTCACCATGGCGCCGTTCGCGCTGGTCGCCCCGGTGATCGGCCCGGCGCTGGACCGGCTGCAGCGCGGTCGCCGCTGGGCGCTGGCCGGCAGCCTGGCCGGGCGGGCCGCGCTCGCCGTGCTGATGGCCGCCCACCACGACGACCTGGCGCTCTACCCGGCGGCGCTGGGCGTGCTGGTGCTCAGCAAGGCCTTCAACGTGCTCCGCGCCGCGGTGGTCCCGCGGGTGCTGCCGCCGGCGCTGTCGCTGACCTCGGCGAACGCCCGGATGTCGGTGTTCGGGCTGGCGGCCGGGGGTGTGCTCGGCGCGCTCGGCGCGGGCATCGCCGCGCTGCTCGGGTTCGGCTGGGAGCTCGGGGCGACCGCGGCGGTCTTCGCGGTCGCCGCCGTCCTCGCCGTCCGGCTGCCCGGGCACGTCGACGTCCCGGGCGAGGAGGAGCCGGCCGACGTGCTGCGCACCGCCCCGCTGACCGTGCCCGGCCGGCGCAACGCGACGACGCCGCACGTGGTGACGGCGCTGCGGGCGACCGCCGCGCTGCGCGGGCTGAGCGGCTTCCTGACGATCTTCTCCGCGTTCCTGGTGCAGGCCACGGTGGACGGCGGCTGGGAGGCGACCGTCGCGCTCGGCGGGATCGCCGCGGCCGCCGGTGCCGGCAGCTTCCTGGGCACCGGCATCGGCGCGCGGCTGCACACCACCAGCCCCGACCGGGTGGTGCTCGCCGCCGCCGGCACGGCCGCCGCGATCACCGTGGTGGCCGCCTTCTGGTTCAGCCTCTGGACGACGGCGCTGGTCGCCGGGGTCGCCGCCGTCGCCAACGCGCTGGGCAAGGCCGCGCTGGACGCGATCATCCAGCGCGAGGTGCCCGACAGCCTGCGGGCCTCGGCCTTCGCGCGCTCGGAGACCTGGCTGCAGCTGGCCTGGGTGCTCGGCGGCGCGCTGGCCATCGCCCTGCCGACCACCGGCTGGCTCGGCTTCACCGTGGCCGCGGCGCTGCTCGTGCTCGCCGTCGGCCTCACCCTCTGGAGCCTGCGCAGCCGCCGGGGCACGCGCACCGTCGATCGGGAGGCACGGACGTGACCGCGGCAGGACGGGCATCGACCGGGGTGGCACTGCTCGCCGGGCTGGGGGTGCTGGCCGGCTGCGGCGAGCCGGCGTCCGGCACCGGCGACGGCGACGGCGGGTCGACGGTCCCGACGCTGACCGTGCAGGCCGGCGGCGACGAGATCAGCGCCGACCCCACGCAGTACTGCCTGGACGGCGACGGCCAGCGGTACCAGACCGCGCCGCCGATCCTCGAGGTCGCGCCGGACACCACCATCGAGCTGACGGTGTCCGACGCGGTCGCCGAGGCCGGCTGGAGCGTGCAGGTCTTCGACGAGGAGCTGCAGGAGATCCTCGGCGAGGTCGACGTCCCCGCGGGCGAGGCGACGTTCAGCGAGATCACGACGTCCGACGTCGTGCCGCCGACCTTCTACCTCGTCGTGGTGGAGGCCTCCGACCCCGACGCCTGCAGCGGCCTGTCCGGGGCCTGGCCGGTCGGCTTCATCCGCGCGAGCGTCGGCGGGCCGGAGACCGGCCCGAGCGGGTCGCCCACCGGCTGAGCGTCAGCCCTCCAGGTCGGTGGCGACGGCGCGCAGCACCGAGCCGACCTTGCGGGCCATCGCCTTGTCCGGGTGCCGGCCGTGCCGCAGCCCCTCGGAGACGCCGTCCAGCAGCTTGATCAGGTCCTCGATGATCGGCACCAGGTCGTCGGGCTTCTTGCGGGTGGCCGCGACGACGGAGGGCAGCGGGTCGAGCACCTGCACCTGCAGGGCCTGGTCACCGCGGCGGCCGGCGACGATGCCGAACTCGACGCGCTGACCGGGCTTCAGCTCCTCGGTGCCGGCCGGCAGCGCGTCCTTGTGCACGAAGACGTCCAATCCGCCCTCGCGGGCCAGGAAACCGAAGCCCTTCTCCGGGTTGAACCACTTCACCTTGCCGCTGGGCACGTCGATCCCTCAGTCAGTCGTCCTGACCCCGGCCGTCGTGGACGGGGGTGCGCCGACCGGCTGACCGGCCGCGCTCCCGCCAGGTTAGACGGCGCGTCGCGGCTGCCGCCGCCGCTTTCCGGGCCGCCCCTACGCTGTCGCCCGTGTCGTCGTCCGCGGCTCCGCCGCCCCCGCCACGGCACCCCGACTACCGCTTCAGCCTGGCCAACGAGCGCACCCTGCTGGCCTGGCTGCGCACCGCGCTGGCCCTGGTCGCGGGCGGGGTGGCGATGACCCAGTTCGTGCCCGAGCTCGGCGTGCCCGCGGGCGGGCCGGTCGTCTCCGTCGGCCTGCTGCTGGGCGGGCTGGGCACCGCCCTGGCCGGGTACCGCCGCTACGTCCGCAACGAGGCGGCGATCGCCGCGGACGAGCCGCTGCCGGCCGGCCCCCTCGCCGGCTGGGTCACCGGGCTGGTCGCGGTCGTGGTGGTCGCGCTGCTGGTGCTGGTGGTCGTGGAGGTCGTCCGCGGGTGACCGGCCCGGCGGAGACCCAGCCGGCGCGCACCGCGCTGGCCTGGCAGCGCACCGGGCTCAGCGTGCTGGTGGTGGCCGGGTTGCTGGCGCGGGGCGCCGCCGTCCACGAGGAGCTGCTGCTCGTCGTCCCCACGGCCCTGGTCGCCGTCGCCGGGCTCGCCGTCCTCGGGCTGCTCGGTCCGCGCCGGCAGCGGGACGCCGAGCGGGCGGCCCGGGCCGGTGCCGACGCCCGGGCACCTCGGGCCGCGGCGCTGCTCACCGGTCTGGTGGTGCTGGTCGCGGTCTGCGGGCTCGGCGCGGAGCTGGTGCTGCGGGCCTGACCCGCGCCCGGTCCGGTGGTGCGTGCGCCGGCCCGCCGGTGCACCATGCCTGCATGATCCGTTCGGCCACCGGCTCGGTCCTGACCATGCTCGCTGCCGCCGTGCGGCTGGTGGCGTCGGTGGTCGGCGGGCTGATCCTGCTCTACGCGGTCTTCGTGTTCTTCGAGGCGAACCCGGCCAACCCGCTGGTCGAGTTCACCGGTGGCGTCCGCCGCTCGCTGGGCGGGTTCACCGAGGGCCTGTTCAACCCCTCGGACCCCAAGATCGCCGAGACGGTGAACACCGCGCTGGCCGCGCTGGTCTGGGTGGTCGGCGGCAACCTGGCGTCCAAGGCGATCACCCGGCTGGCCCCGGCGGGCAGCGCGAGGTCGAAGGCCTGACCGGCCTCAGGCGTTCCGGATCGCCGCGGCGGACTCCAGGCCCAGCTCGGCCACCGACACCTCGCGCATCTCGACCTTGCGCACCTTGCCGGTCACCGTCATCGGGAACGCCTCGACGACCTTGAGGTAGCGGGGCACCTTGTAGTGGGCGAGCTTGCCCGCGCAGAACGCCCGCAGCCCCTCCACCGTCAGCGGCTCGGCGCCCTCGCGCAGCCGCACCCAGGCCATCAGCTCCTCGCCGTACCGCTCGTCCGGGACGCCGATCACCTGGGCGTCGACGACGTCCGGGTGGGTGTAGAGGAACTCCTCCACCTCGCGCGGGTACACGTTCTCCCCGCCGCGGATGACCATGTCCTTGATCCGCCCGACGATGTTCAGGTAGCCCTCGGCGTCCATCACCGCCAGGTCGCCGGTGTGCATCCAGCGGGCCCGGTCGAGCACCTCGGCGGTCTTCTCCGGCTCGTCCCAGTAGCCCAGCATCACCGAGTAGCCGCGGGTGCAGAACTCGCCGGTCTCCCCGCGCGGCACGGTCAGCCCGGTCTCGGGGTTCACCACCTTGACCTCCAGGTGCGGGTGCACCCGCCCGACGGTGGAGGTGCGCCGGTCCAGGTCGTCGTCGGCACCGGTCTGGGTGGAGACCGGGGAGGTCTCGGTCATGCCGTAGCAGATGGTCACCTCGGTCATGCCCATCTCGTCGACCACCCGCTTCATCACC
This window encodes:
- a CDS encoding DUF2530 domain-containing protein — encoded protein: MPAPTRPSPPPLRVDTARVVLVGIAVWAVALVVLLVLGDRVDRVWTWTCVAAIVLAVLGLALMRWQGQLRRD
- a CDS encoding DUF3027 domain-containing protein gives rise to the protein MSDSAFSAAHGSSPDDVLAAAVEQARAAAVETAGDAAVVGDHLGVTAEVLASDGDPSLGTVVTHSFAAALPGYVGWHWAVTLARVPGDDAVTLDEVVLLPGDAALLAPAWVPWHERLRPGDLTVGDVLPSTEDDPRLVPSYLADDDSAEDPAGRVVAEEIGIGRERVLSVEGRHEAAERWREGDFGPRSAMARHAPGPCATCGFYLPLAGSLRLSLGACANGYSPADGHVVAADYGCGAHSQATLERTDGDPAEVTRTARYDTADFDVI
- a CDS encoding MFS transporter; the encoded protein is MPDSPAPRARRRRRSGGAPDPGPETTPLGVRRQQTRPLPVAGRLADATPTDPGHPAPPPGPAATGPSAPGLGATGPSPSGLGARPPRVTVTRVAASRTRELSGAAVRRVRAYGRADGAADSGLTGLFWVNALHMAGDAMIAVSLAGTLFFAAASDAQRGNVALYLLVTMAPFALVAPVIGPALDRLQRGRRWALAGSLAGRAALAVLMAAHHDDLALYPAALGVLVLSKAFNVLRAAVVPRVLPPALSLTSANARMSVFGLAAGGVLGALGAGIAALLGFGWELGATAAVFAVAAVLAVRLPGHVDVPGEEEPADVLRTAPLTVPGRRNATTPHVVTALRATAALRGLSGFLTIFSAFLVQATVDGGWEATVALGGIAAAAGAGSFLGTGIGARLHTTSPDRVVLAAAGTAAAITVVAAFWFSLWTTALVAGVAAVANALGKAALDAIIQREVPDSLRASAFARSETWLQLAWVLGGALAIALPTTGWLGFTVAAALLVLAVGLTLWSLRSRRGTRTVDREART
- a CDS encoding DUF2771 domain-containing protein encodes the protein MTAAGRASTGVALLAGLGVLAGCGEPASGTGDGDGGSTVPTLTVQAGGDEISADPTQYCLDGDGQRYQTAPPILEVAPDTTIELTVSDAVAEAGWSVQVFDEELQEILGEVDVPAGEATFSEITTSDVVPPTFYLVVVEASDPDACSGLSGAWPVGFIRASVGGPETGPSGSPTG
- a CDS encoding cold-shock protein, which codes for MPSGKVKWFNPEKGFGFLAREGGLDVFVHKDALPAGTEELKPGQRVEFGIVAGRRGDQALQVQVLDPLPSVVAATRKKPDDLVPIIEDLIKLLDGVSEGLRHGRHPDKAMARKVGSVLRAVATDLEG
- a CDS encoding YidH family protein encodes the protein MSSSAAPPPPPRHPDYRFSLANERTLLAWLRTALALVAGGVAMTQFVPELGVPAGGPVVSVGLLLGGLGTALAGYRRYVRNEAAIAADEPLPAGPLAGWVTGLVAVVVVALLVLVVVEVVRG
- a CDS encoding DUF202 domain-containing protein, whose translation is MTGPAETQPARTALAWQRTGLSVLVVAGLLARGAAVHEELLLVVPTALVAVAGLAVLGLLGPRRQRDAERAARAGADARAPRAAALLTGLVVLVAVCGLGAELVLRA